Proteins encoded by one window of Fusobacterium russii ATCC 25533:
- the rnr gene encoding ribonuclease R: MNLERDLEKLKEALKKKNYLSLDEATKILEWSTKNRKSNKAIIMSWVDEGELSIVKSGKITLPEQIGFLKGTFSVIKDRFAFVDIEKKDEEKEGIFIPKSAFNNALDGDTVLVKITKEKNGDKGAEGEVAKIISHEKKVIIGILQKNKNFSFVVPTRSIGKDIYVPNEMIMGAENQDLVAVEITFWGDDSRKPEGKVIKILGSITDTKNMIDALIFREGLKTEFSTEAMLEVKKMLEDSEKEKWEVTRKDLTKLPIITIDGDDAKDLDDAVYVEKLENGNYKLIVAIADVSHYVKLNSKLDLEARERGNSVYLVDRVLPMFPKEISNGICSLNEREDKLTFSCEAEIDLNGNVVNADIYKSVINSVHRMTYGDVNKILDGDEKLSQVYSDIKDMLFEMQELSKILRNKKYKRGSIDFELPEIKVSLNEDGTVAEIGQRERGEGEKIIEDFMIVANEVVAERIFWLEIPSIYRTHEKPTRESIASLNETLAKFGYKIPNLDNIHPKQFQEIIENSRKKEINMLVHKMILMALKQARYTVGNVGHFGLASKFYTHFTSPIRRYSDLMVHRILNNIISEKPKKNLIYEDELVEICSHISKTERIAMKAEEESIRIKLVEYMSDKIGEVFEAVVSGFSQRKVFFETAENIECSWDVTTAEHYYEFDETNYVMVDRDNKKKVYNLGDKVEVILQKTDFYTLEISVSPVELLEDK, from the coding sequence ATGAATTTAGAAAGAGATTTAGAGAAATTAAAAGAGGCACTAAAAAAGAAAAATTATCTTTCATTAGATGAAGCTACAAAGATTTTAGAATGGTCTACTAAAAATAGAAAGAGTAATAAGGCAATTATAATGTCTTGGGTTGATGAGGGAGAGCTTAGTATTGTTAAATCAGGAAAGATAACTTTGCCTGAGCAAATAGGATTTTTAAAGGGGACTTTTTCAGTTATAAAAGATAGATTTGCATTTGTCGATATAGAAAAAAAAGATGAGGAAAAGGAAGGAATATTCATTCCTAAATCAGCCTTTAATAATGCTTTAGATGGAGATACGGTTTTAGTTAAAATTACAAAAGAGAAAAATGGTGATAAGGGGGCAGAAGGTGAAGTTGCAAAAATTATCAGCCATGAAAAGAAAGTAATAATAGGAATATTACAGAAAAATAAAAATTTTTCTTTTGTAGTCCCAACTCGTTCAATAGGCAAGGACATATATGTTCCCAATGAAATGATAATGGGAGCTGAAAATCAAGATTTAGTGGCTGTAGAAATAACATTTTGGGGTGATGATTCAAGAAAACCTGAAGGGAAAGTTATTAAAATATTGGGTTCAATAACTGATACAAAAAATATGATAGACGCCCTTATTTTTAGAGAAGGCTTAAAAACCGAATTTTCTACTGAGGCTATGTTGGAAGTAAAAAAAATGCTGGAGGACTCAGAAAAAGAAAAGTGGGAAGTAACTAGGAAGGATTTAACAAAGCTGCCTATAATAACAATTGATGGTGATGACGCAAAAGATTTAGATGATGCTGTTTATGTTGAGAAATTGGAAAATGGAAATTATAAGTTAATTGTAGCCATAGCCGATGTATCACATTATGTTAAGCTGAATTCAAAACTTGATTTGGAAGCAAGAGAAAGGGGAAATTCTGTATATTTGGTTGATAGAGTTTTGCCAATGTTTCCAAAAGAAATTTCAAATGGAATATGTTCTTTAAATGAGAGAGAAGATAAGTTGACATTTAGTTGTGAGGCTGAAATAGACTTAAATGGAAATGTTGTAAATGCCGATATCTATAAATCTGTTATAAATTCTGTGCATAGAATGACTTATGGCGATGTCAACAAAATTTTAGATGGAGATGAAAAGCTGAGTCAAGTTTACAGCGATATAAAAGATATGCTATTTGAAATGCAGGAATTATCAAAAATATTAAGAAATAAAAAATATAAAAGAGGAAGTATAGATTTTGAATTACCGGAAATAAAAGTTAGCTTAAACGAAGATGGAACAGTGGCTGAGATTGGTCAAAGAGAAAGAGGAGAAGGGGAAAAAATCATAGAAGATTTTATGATAGTTGCAAATGAAGTAGTAGCAGAGAGAATTTTTTGGTTGGAAATCCCGTCAATCTATAGAACTCATGAAAAACCGACAAGAGAGAGTATAGCCAGTTTAAATGAAACCTTAGCTAAGTTCGGATATAAGATTCCTAATTTAGATAATATTCATCCTAAACAATTTCAGGAAATCATAGAAAATTCAAGAAAAAAAGAAATAAATATGTTGGTGCATAAAATGATTTTAATGGCACTTAAACAGGCTAGATATACGGTTGGAAATGTAGGGCATTTTGGTTTGGCTTCAAAATTTTATACACATTTTACATCTCCTATAAGGAGATATTCAGATTTAATGGTTCACAGAATTTTGAATAATATAATTTCAGAAAAGCCTAAAAAGAATCTTATTTACGAAGATGAATTGGTGGAGATATGTAGCCATATTTCTAAAACAGAAAGGATTGCTATGAAGGCAGAAGAAGAAAGTATTAGGATAAAATTAGTGGAGTATATGTCAGATAAAATAGGTGAAGTTTTTGAAGCAGTTGTAAGTGGTTTCAGTCAAAGAAAGGTTTTCTTTGAAACAGCTGAAAATATTGAATGTAGCTGGGATGTAACAACTGCAGAACACTATTATGAATTTGATGAAACTAACTATGTGATGGTAGATAGAGATAACAAAAAAAAGGTATATAATTTAGGGGACAAAGTAGAAGTTATTTTGCAGAAGACGGATTTTTACACTCTGGAAATTTCTGTTAGTCCGGTTGAATTATTGGAGGATAAATGA
- the yqeK gene encoding bis(5'-nucleosyl)-tetraphosphatase (symmetrical) YqeK, translating to MKYSFKELCEIVKQKLSSKRFKHTMSVVDMSVKLAKNYGANIEKCKVAALLHDVCKEMNVDEMKKICKENFMLELTKEDLENTDILHSFVAAYWVEKNLGIKDSEILAAIKNHTLGNRDMSLVEKIVYIADAIEVGRNYPGVEEIRNLTFKDLDRGILLEAEKKEAYLKSIGKKSHKNTELMKEELLKNISIIKREAEK from the coding sequence ATGAAATATTCTTTTAAAGAATTATGTGAAATTGTAAAACAGAAACTTAGTTCCAAGAGATTTAAACACACTATGTCTGTTGTTGATATGAGTGTTAAATTGGCTAAAAATTATGGAGCAAATATAGAAAAATGTAAGGTAGCAGCTCTTTTACATGATGTCTGCAAAGAAATGAATGTAGATGAGATGAAAAAAATCTGTAAGGAAAATTTTATGTTAGAGCTAACAAAAGAAGATTTGGAGAACACAGATATTTTACATTCTTTTGTAGCAGCATACTGGGTAGAAAAAAACTTAGGCATAAAAGATAGCGAGATTTTAGCAGCAATAAAAAATCATACTTTAGGAAATAGAGATATGAGCTTGGTAGAAAAAATAGTTTATATAGCTGATGCGATTGAAGTCGGGAGAAATTACCCGGGAGTTGAAGAAATTAGAAATTTAACTTTTAAAGATTTGGATAGAGGAATTTTGCTTGAAGCAGAAAAAAAAGAAGCTTATTTGAAAAGTATAGGGAAAAAAAGCCATAAGAATACTGAACTTATGAAAGAAGAACTATTGAAAAACATTTCTATCATCAAAAGGGAGGCTGAAAAATGA
- a CDS encoding autotransporter outer membrane beta-barrel domain-containing protein: ETTTEKAKQKNRAFDLYAEARYTKDLGNNLYFEPSFGLAYSRVKQGGATEDDGKVNLNIKSKTFNQTKAELGLDLKKVLVNGNTNHNFVFGLSYERLLSGAKATNVRANVVGGREFDVLVPAKEKGRTSLGAEYMMENKVGLLFNLKMDYGFSHGSDKKDLRFSTGLGYKF; encoded by the coding sequence GAAACAACTACAGAAAAAGCAAAACAAAAAAATAGAGCCTTTGATTTATATGCAGAGGCAAGATATACAAAAGACTTAGGAAATAATTTATATTTTGAGCCTAGTTTCGGACTTGCTTACAGCAGAGTAAAACAAGGTGGAGCAACAGAAGATGATGGAAAAGTTAATTTAAATATAAAATCAAAGACATTTAACCAAACTAAGGCGGAATTAGGTTTAGATTTAAAGAAAGTTCTAGTAAATGGAAATACAAATCATAACTTTGTATTCGGTCTTTCTTATGAAAGATTATTAAGTGGAGCAAAGGCAACAAATGTTAGAGCCAATGTAGTTGGAGGAAGAGAATTTGATGTTCTAGTTCCGGCAAAAGAAAAAGGCAGAACAAGTTTAGGTGCAGAATATATGATGGAAAACAAAGTCGGACTATTATTTAACTTAAAAATGGACTACGGTTTCAGCCATGGCAGCGATAAAAAAGATTTAAGATTCAGCACAGGATTAGGATATAAATTTTAA
- the smpB gene encoding SsrA-binding protein SmpB, with translation MIIANNKKAFFDYFIEDRFEAGIELKGSEVKSVKAGKVSIKESFIRIINDEVFIMGMSIVPWQFGSVYNPEERRVRKLLLNKKEIRKLHEKVKIKGYTIVPLDVHLSKGYVKVQIAVAKGKKNYDKRESIAKKDQERNIRRDIKISGR, from the coding sequence ATGATAATTGCAAATAATAAAAAGGCTTTTTTTGATTATTTCATAGAGGATAGATTTGAAGCAGGGATAGAGCTGAAGGGCAGTGAAGTGAAATCTGTAAAGGCAGGGAAAGTCAGTATAAAGGAATCTTTTATAAGAATAATAAATGATGAAGTTTTTATAATGGGAATGTCTATAGTTCCATGGCAATTCGGCTCTGTGTATAATCCGGAAGAAAGAAGAGTGAGAAAGCTTTTACTCAATAAAAAAGAAATTAGAAAATTACATGAAAAAGTAAAAATAAAAGGTTATACAATAGTCCCGCTTGATGTACATCTATCGAAGGGTTATGTAAAAGTTCAAATTGCAGTGGCTAAGGGAAAGAAAAATTATGATAAAAGAGAAAGTATAGCTAAAAAAGATCAGGAGAGAAATATAAGAAGAGATATTAAAATATCCGGTAGATAG